The following coding sequences lie in one Rutidosis leptorrhynchoides isolate AG116_Rl617_1_P2 chromosome 6, CSIRO_AGI_Rlap_v1, whole genome shotgun sequence genomic window:
- the LOC139851494 gene encoding delta(12) fatty acid desaturase DES8.11-like, with amino-acid sequence MGAGGRMSDSSNQANDLLKRVPTDPPFSLSDLKKAIPAHCFDRSVIRSSYYVVHDLIITYVFYYLANTYIPLIPAPFAYLAWPVYWFCQASILTGLWVIGHECGHHAFSDYQLIDDVVGFVLHSALFTPYFSWKYSHRSHHANTNSLDNDEVYIPKRKSKVMIYSKILNNPPGRVFTLVFRLTLGFPLYLLTNVSGKKYERFANHFDPLSPIFTERERIQVVLSDLGIIGVFYALRLLVAAKGLSWVMSMYVIPVIGVHAFFVLITYLHHTHLSLPHYDSTEWKWIKGALSTIDRDFGFLNRVFHDVTHTHVLHHLISYIPHYHAKEARDAINPILGEYYKIDRTPIFKAMWREAKECMYIEPDQDSKHQGVYWYHKL; translated from the coding sequence ATGGGAGCAGGTGGTCGAATGTCGGATTCATCGAATCAAGCAAACGATCTCCTAAAACGTGTCCCAACCGATCCACCATTCTCACTAAGCGATCTCAAGAAAGCAATCCCTGCTCACTGTTTCGATCGATCTGTTATTCGTTCATCTTACTACGTTGTTCATGATCTCATCATTACTTACGTCTTCTACTACCTCGCAAACACATACATCCCTCTTATCCCCGCTCCTTTCGCTTACTTAGCGTGGCCGGTTTATTGGTTTTGTCAAGCAAGTATTCTCACCGGTTTATGGGTGATCGGTCACGAATGTGGTCATCATGCCTTTAGTGACTATCAGTTGATCGATGATGTCGTTGGATTCGTTCTTCATTCTGCTCTTTTTACGCCCTATTTCTCATGGAAATACAGCCATCGTAGTCATCACGCCAACACAAACTCACTCGATAACGATGAAGTTTACATTCCTAAACGTAAATCCAAAGTCATGATTTATTCCAAAATCCTCAACAATCCGCCCGGTCGAGTTTTCACCTTGGTGTTCAGGTTAACTCTAGGCTTCCCTTTATACCTTTTAACCAATGTTTCCGGGAAGAAATACGAAAGGTTTGCGAACCATTTTGATCCGCTGAGTCCGATTTTCACTGAGCGCGAACGAATTCAAGTTGTCCTATCGGATCTTGGTATTATTGGTGTATTTTATGCACTTAGACTACTTGTAGCGGCAAAAGGGTTGAGTTGGGTGATGTCCATGTATGTGATTCCTGTAATCGGTGTGCACGCTTTCTTCGTTTTGATCACTTATTTGCATCACACACATCTTTCATTGCCTCATTATGATTCGACCGAATGGAAATGGATCAAAGGAGCTTTATCTACGATCGATAGAGATTTCGGTTTCTTGAATAGGGTCTTTCATGACGTAACACACACTCACGTCTTGCATCACTTGATCTCGTACATTCCGCATTATCACGCGAAGGAAGCTAGGGACGCGATCAACCCGATTTTGGGTGAATATTATAAGATTGATAGGACTCCAATTTTTAAAGCTATGTGGAGAGAGGCTAAAGAGTGCATGTATATTGAACCAGATCAAGATAGCAAACATCAAGGTGTATATTGGTACCATAAATTGTGA